Sequence from the Longimicrobium sp. genome:
GTGCGCAATCTGCCGCCCGAGTACTACGCCGTCGACGGCGCGCGCATCCGCACCGAGCTGATGGCCCGGCGCGACCGCGTTCCCGAGGCGGCGCGTGAGTTCTACGAGCTCCTCTCCAGCGAAGTGGACGTCTACGCCAGCGACGACGCGGAGCGCGCCCAGATCGCCCGCGCCGCGGACGGCACGGTGACGGTGATCGTGACGCCGGGGGAGGGCGCCCGGCCCTCCTTCGTGCGCCGCTTCGTGCCGGGCGAGACTCGCGAGGTGCGCCTCTTCCTGCGTGGCGGCGACGACGCCGCGGAGGTCACCGGCACCGGCCCGGGCGACATCCTGGTGCGCGTCATCGGCGGCGGCGGCGACGACCGGCTGGAGGACCGCTCAACCGCGTCCGGCGGGCGGCGCACCGTCTTCTACGACGACCGCGGCGACAACCGCGTGGAGCTGGGGAACGAGGCGAGGCTGGACACGCGCCCCTACGCCACCCCGCAGCGCCGCAGCCTGGTGGGCAACCCGCCGCCGCTGCGCGACTACGGCGCCACCACGGCGATCTTCACACCCCACGCGCGCTGGCAGACGGACGTGGGGCCGGTGATCGGCTTCGGCCCGTCGGGCACGCGCTTCGGCTTCCGCCGCCAGCCGTACGCCACCTTTCAGCACCTGCGCTTCGTCGTCGCGCCGTTCGCGGGCGGCGTGGGCGTGGAGTACGCCGCCGACTACCGCCGCACCAACCGTCCGGCGTTCACCACCATCCTCCTGCGCGCCAACAACTTCGAGACTACGCGCTTCTACGGCTTCGGCAACGAGACGAGCGAGGCCGGCGACGACCTCGACCGCTACGTGGTGCGCCACAACTTCCTGGCCGGCGAGCTGCTCCTCCACAGGCGCCTCGCCCCCGGCCTGATGCTCGCCGCGGGCCCCGAGATGCGCTACGTGGACGCCCGCATGCGCGACGAGCACCTCATCGCGACGCTCGACCCCGCGGGGACCTCGACCTTCACGCAGGCCGGCGCGCTGGCTCGCCTCGCGCTCGACCGGCGCGACACGCTGGCCATCACCCGCAGCGGGGTCACCGCCTCCGCCGAAGTCCGCGGCTTCCACTGGACGGACGGCGAGCCCTTCGCCCGCCTGAGCGCCCAGGCGGCCACGTACGTGCCGATCGGCGCGCGCGGTCCGTCGCTCGCCTTCCGTGCGGGCGCGGAGACGGCGGTGGGCGACTATCCCTTCCAGGAGGCGGCGTTCCTGGGCGGCTTCACCTCGCTGCGCGGCTTCCAGTACCAGCGCTTCGCCGGCGACGCCTCCGTCTTCGGCACCGCCGAGGCGCGCCAGCCGATCGGCCAGATCCGCCTGATCGCCCGCGGCCGCCTAGGCGTCCTCGGGCTGGTGGATGCCGGCCGCGTGTACGTGGATGGCGACTCGGATGGAGGCTGGCACACCGCAGTGGGTGGCGGCGTGTACTTCGAAACCGTCGGCCGCGTTCTCGGGCTGACCTATGCGCGGGGCGATTCCGGGCTGCTCTACGTGCACTTCGGCCTTCCGTTTTGAGGGCCTGGCCCCCACCCCCGCTCGTCACCTCGCGGCCCCTCCCCCAATAACCACCTGGGGGAGGGGCGTTCGCTTGCATCCGTGCCGATCGCGCACGTCCTGGCCGCCCCGCGTTTGCACGCATTCGCGCGGACGGCGCAGGGCGGCGCGGCGGAAGGCACGGGCAGCCACGTGGGGCGGCCCCTACCGTTTCGGTGCGAGGGGCGGGGCGTCCTGGTGGGGGCGACGGCGGGCAGACACGCAGGTCGGCCCCTACAAAATCGGGTGTGGAGGAAGCAGCGGTCGAAATGGGGGCGAGGGTGGGCGCGATAAATGGCGAGTGTAACGAGCCGGGGGTGAGGGCCCCCTCTCATCGCTCCATCTCCGCGCTGATCTCCCCGCCCAGCAGGATCACCAGCGACGTCACGTACATCCAGAGCAGGAGCACGATCACGGTGCCGAGCAGGCCGTAGGTGGCGCTGTACGAGCCGAAGTTGGCGATGTAGACGCGGAAGGCGAGCGTCGCCAGGAGCCAGAGGACGGCGGCGATGGCGGAGGAGCGGAGGAGGACTGATTTGCTTCCACGCTGGTCGCGCAGCGGGAGGACGTAGTAGATCACCCAGAACGCGCCCACGATCAGCGCGAACGAGAGCGGCCACTGCCCCAGGTCCCACAGCGTGTCGCCCACGGCGCCGAGGCCCATGGCGCGCGACAGGACGGGGCCGGCCAGCAGCACCGCGCTCCCCGCCACGAAGAGCACCCCCACCGCCACCAGCGTCCCCAGCACCACGAGGCGCCGCTGCACGAAGCCGCGCTTCCTTCGGATGTGGTAGACGGCGTTGAGCGTGTCTTCCAGCGCCATGAAGACGTTGGAGGCGGCCCACAGCGCCAGGAGGAGCCCCACCGAGAGCGGGCCGGGGTGCGTTTCGCGCACCACGTCGTCCACGAAGCCGCCGACGAGCGTTCCCGCCTCCGCCGGGAGCATCCCGCCCAGTCGCGTAGCGAGCCAGTCCGCGGTATCGTCGCCGCCAAAGATTCCCGCGGTGGCAAAGAGCGCCATCACCAGCGGCGGCAGGGAGAGGAAGAAGTAGTACGCGACCCTGGCCGCCTGGTTGGAGATGTCGTCCTCGCCGAACTCCTTCATCACCCGCTTCCACAGCGGCGGCAGCGCGGACCTCGGCGACGTCTGCTCGGGCGCCACCGAACGCACCGTACGAACGGGTGCCGGCTCCGCGCCGGTGAGGGCCGCGCGCAGCTCCAGTGCCTCGCCGCGAGCCCAGTCGCCCGTCTCGCGCAGCTCGGTGAGGGCGCGCTCGGGAGCCACCTTCCTGCCTCGCGCGTGGCGGATGCCGAGAAAGGCGAGGACGCCGCCGGCGACGAGCAGGGCCGCGCCCACGATCAGCGCGGCGAGCCAGTAGCGGCGGCCGAGCAGGACGCCCAGGCCCAGCACCAGCGCCTCCACCAGCACCAGCGCCCCGACGGCGGCGAGCGTGGCGCCGGCGACCACCTTTCCGGCGTCCGCGGCGAGGGTGCGGACGTTGGCGGTGATCTCGGCGCGGGCCAGCGCCATCTCCTGGCGGATGAGGCGCGTGGCGTCGGAGCTGAGGGAGCGGAAGAGCTCGCCCAGCGGCCGCTCGGGCGTGGGGTCCATGAAATCCGTGGCGGGGAGCGGGGTGAGCCCGATTCGGCGCGGCCAGCGGCAAAATGGGTGCCGGTTGCCTGTACGAAGATTGCGTAACAGATTGAAGGATTGAAAGCGTTCGTCGCCCCCAAGCACGGGAGGGTGGATGAGGCGGGTTTCGCAGCTGGCGGCTGGAATCGTGCTCTTTCGGGAGGAAGGCGGCGCGCGGCGGTACCTGCTGGTTCGCTCGGCGCTCACCCGCCGGCCGATCTGGGAGTTCCCCAAGGGCGGCGTGGAGGCCGGCGAGACCGACGCGCAGGCCGCCGAGCGCGAGCTGCAGGAGGAGGCCGGCGTCCGCGCCGAGGACTACCGCGTCATCGACGGCTTCGAGGAGGAGGAGCGCTACGTCTTCACCCAGGGCAAGGGCGAGGGGCGCACCCTCATCGTCAAGCGCGTCGTCTACTACCTCGCCGAGGCGCTGACCTCCGAGGTGCGCATCTCGCACGAGGCGGAGGACTTCCGCTGGGCCACCTTTGAAGAGGCGCAGCGCCTCCTGCGCTTCCCCGGCAAGCGCATCGTCCTGGAGCGCGCCGACCAGATGCTCGCGCGCATGACGCCGGACGCTATCCCCGCCACCTGAAAAGCGATCTCACACAGAGACACAGAGGGGCACCGCAAGAACAGAAAGAGGTTCTCTGCGGCTTGTAGTCTCCCTCCGTGTTCTGTGTGAGGCTTTTTTATAGCGGCGCCGGGCGAGCGGTGTCGGCGGGCGCGGGAGGCGGCGTGGGGGTGGCTGCACGACGCGGGCGGCCGAAGACGGGATAGTACGCGCGCACCCCCAGCTCCAGGCGCGTGTCCGCGGGCGCGCCGCCGGTGCCGGCGACCGAGCGGCCGTACAGAAGCGACACCTCGGCGGGGAAGGGAGCCCGGCCGGCCGCGTACGCCCCCACCGTCGTGTAGCCCGCCCCCACGCCCAAGCGGTGCCCCGTCCGCGCCCCGATCAGCTCGACCGGCCCCAGCAAGTCCGCCCCGTCCCCGGAGTACGTCGTCGCGCCCGCGATCTCCAGCCGGTACTGCGCGGCGAAGGAGAGCTCGTTCGTCAGGCGATAGCGCGGCGTGAGGCTCGCCGCGATGCGCATGCCCGGCTCGCGGCGCAGCACGCGCGTCTGCGTGGTGTCGGGGAAGGGGTTGTCGGCGCTGAAGGCCAGCCGCGTGACGTCGGCGCCCAGGAGGAGCTGCGCATCTGCCGCCCCCGTCACCCACCAGCGCCGCGACGGGAACCAGTCGCCCGCCACGTCGCCCCCCACGCCGAAGTGCCCGCGCAACCCCGGTTCTTCCAGGAGGAAGAGTGTGTTCCCCAGCTTGCCCGTGGGGAGCCTCACCCGCGCGCCCACCACCGCGCGGAAGCCGCGCACAAAGGTGGAGTCGTCGGGGACCGCCCACACAGGCGCTGTGCCGGCCAGGCGCAAGCGCGCGCCCAGCTCCACGTCCCCGAGCTGATAGCCGGAGCCGGCGGTGCGGCGGGTGAGCGCGTCGAGCTCCTGCGGCGTCAGCCGGCCCGCGCGCGTGGCGTCCGCCACCAGTTCCTGGATGGAAACTCCGCGCGTGGGCAGGGCGAGCGAGTCGCCGGC
This genomic interval carries:
- a CDS encoding NUDIX domain-containing protein; the protein is MRRVSQLAAGIVLFREEGGARRYLLVRSALTRRPIWEFPKGGVEAGETDAQAAERELQEEAGVRAEDYRVIDGFEEEERYVFTQGKGEGRTLIVKRVVYYLAEALTSEVRISHEAEDFRWATFEEAQRLLRFPGKRIVLERADQMLARMTPDAIPAT
- a CDS encoding YhjD/YihY/BrkB family envelope integrity protein, with the translated sequence MDPTPERPLGELFRSLSSDATRLIRQEMALARAEITANVRTLAADAGKVVAGATLAAVGALVLVEALVLGLGVLLGRRYWLAALIVGAALLVAGGVLAFLGIRHARGRKVAPERALTELRETGDWARGEALELRAALTGAEPAPVRTVRSVAPEQTSPRSALPPLWKRVMKEFGEDDISNQAARVAYYFFLSLPPLVMALFATAGIFGGDDTADWLATRLGGMLPAEAGTLVGGFVDDVVRETHPGPLSVGLLLALWAASNVFMALEDTLNAVYHIRRKRGFVQRRLVVLGTLVAVGVLFVAGSAVLLAGPVLSRAMGLGAVGDTLWDLGQWPLSFALIVGAFWVIYYVLPLRDQRGSKSVLLRSSAIAAVLWLLATLAFRVYIANFGSYSATYGLLGTVIVLLLWMYVTSLVILLGGEISAEMER
- a CDS encoding BamA/TamA family outer membrane protein gives rise to the protein MNRVNHVNLCRWRILAAAAAVLGTASAASAQQTATVTAGERYRASGLHTVLLGEEYRAAWTTPVRVEVLDPDRFAGGLTVTGEGGGLSTESLRLKGRDGREYVFRSVDKNSARAVPEDLQGSFIQDVAQDQTAAKQPAAALVVPPLLRAAGVPHVVPRLYVMPNHPFLGEHRQEFAGKLGQIEERPVDADDGGPAFNGAERVEGTPDFLEELEEEGDNVVDAPTYLKARLMDMMIGDWDRHPDQWRWARYDRGGREVWEPIPRDRDNAFARHEGILMAVARKVAPQLTQYGPEYGTIYGLHYQASALDRQLLSSLDRAAWDSIAQFLRTRVTDAVIDTAVRNLPPEYYAVDGARIRTELMARRDRVPEAAREFYELLSSEVDVYASDDAERAQIARAADGTVTVIVTPGEGARPSFVRRFVPGETREVRLFLRGGDDAAEVTGTGPGDILVRVIGGGGDDRLEDRSTASGGRRTVFYDDRGDNRVELGNEARLDTRPYATPQRRSLVGNPPPLRDYGATTAIFTPHARWQTDVGPVIGFGPSGTRFGFRRQPYATFQHLRFVVAPFAGGVGVEYAADYRRTNRPAFTTILLRANNFETTRFYGFGNETSEAGDDLDRYVVRHNFLAGELLLHRRLAPGLMLAAGPEMRYVDARMRDEHLIATLDPAGTSTFTQAGALARLALDRRDTLAITRSGVTASAEVRGFHWTDGEPFARLSAQAATYVPIGARGPSLAFRAGAETAVGDYPFQEAAFLGGFTSLRGFQYQRFAGDASVFGTAEARQPIGQIRLIARGRLGVLGLVDAGRVYVDGDSDGGWHTAVGGGVYFETVGRVLGLTYARGDSGLLYVHFGLPF